From Pirellulales bacterium, a single genomic window includes:
- the cimA gene encoding citramalate synthase, whose amino-acid sequence MSRRIEIYDTTLRDGSQGEGVSFSLEDKLLIARRLLELGFDYVEGGYPLSNDKDAQFFQKATRDPAGKGRLAAFGMTRRKGVAPADDPGMKALVESGTDVITIVGKTSDFHVTDVLRATLDENLEMIADTVGYLRQTGRKVIYDAEHFFDGWKANRDYALKTVKAAADAGAVLIVLCDTNGGSMPEEVAEMTRAVSSVLPVPVGIHCHNDCELAVANSLAAVDAGAVQVQGTINGIGERCGNADLVSVIANLAFKKRGYEVLRPESLPRLTELSRYVYELANMNFRPNQAFVGQSAFAHKGGMHVHAVARAASSYEHMAPERVGNERRFLVSELSGRSNIMALTAKHKLEHDRGLMDKILARVVAMENQGYQFEAAEGSFDLLVRRCAGTYRPHFERLNFHVTVEADGDDELTTEATVKLRVGGTVRHEVAEGDGPVNALDAALRKALTATFPGLASMHLVDYKVRVINSEAATAAGVRVVIESRDEHDVWGTVGVSENIIEASWIALVDSIEYKLYKDELSSGSSMLSKSAATSSETSGKTSDRTASPAT is encoded by the coding sequence ATGTCGCGCCGCATCGAAATCTACGACACCACCCTGCGAGACGGCAGCCAAGGCGAAGGCGTCAGCTTTTCGCTCGAAGACAAGCTGCTCATCGCCCGGCGGCTCTTGGAACTTGGCTTCGACTACGTCGAGGGCGGCTATCCGCTTTCCAACGACAAAGACGCCCAGTTCTTTCAGAAGGCGACCCGCGACCCCGCCGGCAAGGGACGCCTCGCCGCCTTCGGCATGACCCGACGCAAAGGCGTGGCACCCGCCGACGATCCGGGCATGAAGGCCCTCGTCGAATCGGGCACCGACGTGATCACCATCGTCGGCAAAACCTCGGACTTTCACGTCACCGACGTGTTGCGGGCCACGCTCGACGAAAACCTGGAGATGATCGCCGACACCGTCGGCTACCTGCGGCAGACGGGCCGAAAGGTAATCTACGACGCCGAACATTTTTTCGACGGCTGGAAAGCGAACCGCGACTATGCCCTGAAAACAGTCAAGGCCGCGGCCGACGCGGGCGCTGTGCTGATCGTGCTCTGCGATACCAACGGCGGCAGCATGCCGGAAGAGGTGGCCGAGATGACGCGCGCCGTATCGAGCGTGCTTCCGGTGCCCGTGGGCATTCACTGCCATAACGATTGCGAGTTGGCGGTGGCCAATTCGCTGGCCGCGGTCGATGCCGGGGCCGTCCAGGTGCAGGGTACGATCAACGGCATCGGCGAACGTTGCGGCAACGCCGACCTGGTGTCGGTGATCGCCAATCTGGCGTTCAAGAAACGGGGGTACGAAGTCCTGCGGCCGGAAAGCCTGCCGCGGCTCACCGAGTTGTCTCGGTATGTCTACGAGTTGGCGAACATGAACTTTCGCCCCAACCAGGCGTTCGTGGGCCAAAGCGCGTTCGCTCACAAGGGCGGCATGCACGTGCATGCGGTGGCCCGCGCGGCCAGCAGCTACGAGCACATGGCGCCCGAGCGAGTGGGGAACGAGCGGCGTTTTTTGGTGAGCGAGCTGTCGGGCCGGTCGAACATCATGGCCCTCACGGCCAAGCACAAGTTGGAGCACGACCGCGGGCTGATGGACAAGATTCTTGCCCGTGTCGTGGCGATGGAGAACCAGGGCTATCAGTTTGAGGCGGCCGAGGGGTCGTTCGATCTGCTTGTTCGGCGTTGTGCCGGTACATATCGCCCGCATTTCGAGCGGTTGAACTTCCATGTTACGGTCGAGGCCGATGGCGACGACGAGCTGACGACGGAGGCTACGGTCAAGTTGCGCGTGGGCGGCACGGTCCGCCACGAAGTGGCCGAGGGCGACGGTCCCGTCAACGCGCTCGACGCCGCTTTGCGCAAGGCGCTGACGGCGACCTTTCCCGGCCTGGCCTCCATGCACCTGGTCGATTACAAGGTGCGGGTGATCAACTCCGAGGCGGCCACCGCGGCCGGCGTGCGGGTGGTGATCGAGAGCCGCGACGAGCATGACGTGTGGGGCACGGTCGGCGTCAGCGAGAATATTATTGAGGCGAGTTGGATCGCCCTGGTCGATTCGATCGAATACAAACTTTACAAAGACGAGCTGTCGTCGGGATCCTCGATGCTCTCGAAAAGCGCCGCCACATCGAGCGAGACTTCCGGAAAGACCAGCGACCGGACAGCATCACCCGCCACATAA
- a CDS encoding Uma2 family endonuclease, whose protein sequence is MSTIARISLEEYDRMIAGGAFDVRRPNRIELIRGELRKMAPIGPEHEDAVDFLTEWSVQVKPRGVKVRVQNSLGFAQLKTAPQPDLAWVASKRYSVRRPEAADVFLVIEVSYSSLRYDRGEKAKLYAKTGIRDYWIVNIPDRCVEVLRDPLRFRYRSLQTYVAGDAVRSLVFPEVSLDVAALFESIEDPDDSSSL, encoded by the coding sequence ATGAGCACCATCGCTCGCATCTCGCTGGAGGAATACGACCGCATGATTGCCGGCGGCGCATTCGACGTGCGGAGGCCCAATCGGATCGAACTTATCCGCGGAGAACTACGTAAGATGGCTCCCATTGGCCCAGAACATGAAGATGCGGTCGATTTTTTGACGGAGTGGAGCGTGCAGGTCAAGCCGCGCGGCGTGAAAGTTCGCGTTCAAAACTCGTTGGGCTTTGCCCAATTGAAGACCGCTCCGCAACCCGATCTGGCGTGGGTGGCGTCCAAGCGATACTCGGTCCGCCGGCCCGAGGCCGCCGATGTCTTTCTGGTGATCGAGGTGTCCTACAGTAGCCTTCGATACGACCGCGGCGAGAAGGCGAAGCTCTACGCCAAGACCGGCATTCGCGACTATTGGATTGTGAACATCCCTGACCGCTGCGTCGAAGTGCTCCGCGACCCTCTGCGATTTCGTTATCGAAGCCTGCAGACTTATGTGGCGGGTGATGCTGTCCGGTCGCTGGTCTTTCCGGAAGTCTCGCTCGATGTGGCGGCGCTTTTCGAGAGCATCGAGGATCCCGACGACAGCTCGTCTTTGTAA